A genome region from Bradyrhizobium sp. WSM1417 includes the following:
- a CDS encoding lipopolysaccharide biosynthesis protein encodes MIESIVQFMRRDVTRGVAGTILLKVGSGALAFALFSLAARTMSPDGFGIFATWLSVAQMAAVVGLVGQESLLVRFLNEYRVGNQPDLTKGVLLSSLKISSVAMLIAIGAIAIGANIKGASWLLVIAVSAYTAVNAGLMLGSQIARSLVSILMGEGNREFFWRVSVVLFLLAIMFGHRQLDPAELIAVMTIAMSVGLIAQIIAIARTLPDFRGTAAGSEMSRWRSSALHFWVASILEAANQYFDVILVYWMLDPTTAGIYFAASRLANIFAMLSAALYSFGARRLPSLYFSKNHQEFERTLRLMAEVTAVCVVSGLLLIWVGGPHLLNLFGPHFAAQHWVLIVLAIGTAFQAAGGPSAAILQLTGYEREYVPVIAGNVALRLVGFLVLIPWLGVLGAAISATVSLALATIALNILCRRRTGVDPSILGLLRFSTSKPSAYAVRGADSGE; translated from the coding sequence ATGATCGAATCCATCGTCCAGTTCATGCGGCGCGACGTGACGCGCGGTGTTGCCGGAACCATCCTTCTCAAGGTTGGTAGCGGCGCGCTTGCGTTCGCGTTGTTCTCGCTTGCGGCACGAACGATGTCGCCCGATGGGTTCGGCATCTTTGCGACCTGGCTTTCGGTGGCCCAGATGGCGGCGGTCGTCGGACTGGTGGGCCAAGAATCGCTGCTGGTGCGATTTCTGAACGAGTATCGGGTGGGAAATCAGCCCGATCTCACCAAAGGCGTGCTGCTATCGAGCCTGAAGATTTCCTCCGTCGCGATGCTGATTGCGATCGGCGCAATCGCGATCGGCGCGAACATCAAAGGCGCCTCGTGGCTGCTGGTCATCGCGGTGTCGGCCTACACGGCCGTGAATGCGGGACTGATGCTTGGCAGCCAGATCGCACGCTCGCTGGTCAGCATTCTCATGGGCGAAGGAAACAGGGAGTTCTTCTGGCGCGTCAGCGTCGTGCTGTTCCTGCTCGCAATCATGTTCGGCCATCGCCAGCTCGATCCCGCCGAATTGATCGCCGTGATGACGATTGCCATGTCGGTCGGACTGATTGCACAGATCATCGCGATTGCGCGAACCCTGCCGGATTTCCGCGGCACGGCGGCGGGGTCCGAGATGTCGCGCTGGAGATCGAGCGCGCTTCATTTCTGGGTCGCATCCATCCTCGAGGCCGCGAACCAGTATTTCGACGTCATTCTGGTCTACTGGATGCTGGACCCGACAACCGCCGGAATTTACTTTGCCGCTTCGCGCCTGGCCAACATCTTCGCCATGCTGTCGGCGGCACTGTACAGTTTTGGCGCACGTCGACTGCCCTCGCTGTACTTCAGCAAGAACCATCAGGAGTTCGAGCGAACGTTGCGGCTCATGGCGGAAGTGACCGCGGTGTGCGTGGTCAGCGGACTCCTCCTGATCTGGGTTGGAGGTCCCCATCTGCTCAACCTGTTCGGGCCGCATTTCGCTGCGCAACACTGGGTCTTGATCGTGCTCGCGATCGGAACGGCGTTCCAGGCCGCGGGCGGTCCGTCTGCGGCGATCTTGCAGCTGACCGGCTATGAGCGCGAATATGTCCCCGTGATCGCGGGGAACGTCGCGCTGCGGCTGGTCGGATTTCTCGTCCTCATTCCCTGGCTCGGCGTTCTTGGCGCAGCGATCTCGGCCACTGTGTCGCTGGCGCTTGCGACCATTGCTCTCAACATCCTCTGTCGCCGGCGAACCGGGGTCGATCCATCGATTCTGGGGCTTTTGCGCTTCTCGACATCGAAGCCTAGCGCCTACGCGGTCCGTGGCGCGGACTCCGGCGAATAG
- the mdlC gene encoding benzoylformate decarboxylase: protein MNSKVLTVREATLGVLRSFGVDRVFGNPGSTELAFLGDWPDDIDYVLGLQEACVVGMADGYAQATGRPAFVNLHSAAGLGHALGNLFTAFRNKTPMIVTAGQQARSLLRMRPYLLAEDAAQFPKPYVKWSAEPARAEDVPAAIAQAFLTAMQHPRGPTFVSVPSDDWARPAVAPPVRHIATEFAPDPAAIVRLGAAIRAAKKPIFVIGPEIDRSGCVEAMVAVAEQASAAVWASPMSSRSSFPELHPLFAGFLPAAPGGLARALRGADLIVVVGAPVFTFHVEGQCELLDDGTPVWQITDDPTEAASASVGDTIISTLPKALAGLLSAMPDIAEREVPAARMRPAAPAAQNPIPPGYALARLSALMPGDAIVVEEAPSHRPAIQQFLPRPGADSFYTMASGGLGYSLPASVGVALARPGRRIVALIGDGSAMYCIQAIWTAVQRRLPITFVIMNNSGYGAMRAFSQLMQAHRPPGIDLPGLDFVALARGMGCPGRRVTDAGDVDAILTEALASSGPALVDIAVDDATTDLFSHPR, encoded by the coding sequence ATGAATTCGAAAGTTCTCACGGTTCGGGAAGCGACCCTCGGTGTGCTTCGCTCCTTTGGCGTCGATCGCGTTTTCGGCAATCCCGGCTCGACCGAGCTTGCCTTCCTGGGCGACTGGCCCGACGACATCGACTACGTGCTCGGTCTGCAGGAAGCCTGTGTCGTCGGCATGGCCGACGGCTATGCGCAGGCGACGGGGCGTCCGGCTTTCGTCAATTTGCACTCGGCGGCCGGGCTCGGTCATGCCCTCGGAAATCTCTTCACCGCGTTCCGCAACAAGACGCCGATGATCGTGACAGCCGGGCAGCAGGCGCGCAGCCTGTTGCGGATGCGACCCTATCTCCTCGCCGAGGACGCCGCACAGTTTCCAAAGCCCTATGTGAAATGGAGCGCGGAGCCGGCGCGCGCCGAAGATGTTCCAGCGGCGATTGCGCAGGCCTTCCTCACTGCCATGCAGCATCCGCGCGGTCCGACATTCGTGTCAGTGCCGTCGGATGATTGGGCGCGGCCCGCAGTCGCTCCGCCGGTCCGCCACATCGCGACGGAGTTTGCGCCGGATCCGGCGGCGATCGTCCGGCTCGGCGCGGCGATCCGAGCCGCCAAGAAACCTATCTTCGTTATCGGACCCGAAATCGATCGCAGCGGCTGCGTCGAGGCGATGGTCGCTGTGGCCGAGCAGGCGAGCGCGGCCGTTTGGGCAAGTCCGATGTCGAGCCGTTCGAGCTTTCCGGAACTGCATCCGCTGTTCGCCGGCTTCCTTCCGGCAGCGCCGGGAGGTCTCGCCCGCGCCCTGCGCGGCGCCGATCTGATCGTCGTGGTCGGCGCGCCGGTATTTACTTTCCATGTCGAAGGACAATGCGAATTGCTCGACGACGGAACGCCGGTCTGGCAGATCACCGATGATCCGACGGAAGCCGCATCCGCTTCTGTCGGTGACACCATCATCAGCACGCTCCCGAAGGCGCTGGCTGGGCTCCTGTCGGCGATGCCTGACATTGCGGAGCGCGAAGTGCCGGCCGCGCGGATGCGGCCTGCGGCTCCTGCCGCGCAAAATCCGATTCCGCCGGGCTATGCGCTCGCCCGGCTCTCCGCGTTGATGCCGGGCGATGCGATCGTGGTCGAGGAGGCGCCGTCGCATCGCCCCGCCATTCAGCAATTCCTGCCTCGGCCGGGCGCGGACAGCTTCTACACGATGGCGAGCGGCGGACTTGGCTACAGCCTGCCGGCCTCCGTCGGCGTGGCGTTGGCGCGGCCGGGTCGCCGCATCGTCGCCCTGATCGGTGACGGATCGGCGATGTATTGCATTCAGGCGATCTGGACCGCGGTGCAACGCCGCTTGCCGATCACCTTCGTGATCATGAACAATTCAGGCTATGGCGCGATGCGCGCCTTCAGCCAGCTGATGCAGGCGCATCGCCCGCCCGGGATCGACCTGCCCGGGCTCGACTTCGTGGCGCTCGCAAGGGGGATGGGTTGTCCGGGGCGGCGCGTGACCGATGCCGGCGATGTCGACGCCATCCTGACCGAAGCGTTGGCATCGAGCGGTCCCGCGCTGGTCGATATCGCCGTCGACGACGCCACGACCGACCTGTTCAGCCATCCGCGCTAG
- a CDS encoding NAD(P)/FAD-dependent oxidoreductase: protein MTADSNEPEPIAAAGPSTIVADIAIVGGGLAGSLAAAVLARSGYRVALVDKRAVHPDEFRVEKIGGHQLEMLRKLGFLDALDKVACRYDQVLNIRDGKVVDVSVGRAYGLPYADLVAMARSQLPDPSSLIVDEVTAVNCSDDIQHIELASGRRITARLVVLATGMAGVLGYKLGIKRRVLAERHSVSFGFTIARRDDAPFDFEALTCYGERTADGIDYLSLFPVRGGMRANLFMFRDPADPIMRELRREPEATVLRLLPGLRPYLGDFHVIDRVQNWVMDLSVVEGHLQPGVVLIGDAFQTNCPAAGTGVARLLVDVERLCTVYAPRWLVTEGMSREKISEFYSDPDKIAADQQSLKMARFRQALTSRNDIGWDVRRRLHFLRRRITHRVDQMRPGWLAQVRSALRA, encoded by the coding sequence ATGACGGCGGATAGCAACGAACCCGAGCCGATTGCCGCAGCCGGCCCTTCGACGATCGTCGCCGACATCGCGATCGTTGGCGGCGGCCTTGCGGGCTCGCTGGCGGCGGCCGTGCTCGCGCGGTCAGGGTATCGTGTCGCTCTCGTCGACAAGCGCGCGGTCCATCCGGACGAGTTCCGGGTCGAGAAAATCGGCGGCCATCAGCTGGAGATGTTGCGTAAGCTGGGCTTCCTCGACGCGCTCGACAAGGTGGCCTGCCGATATGACCAGGTGCTCAATATCAGGGACGGCAAGGTGGTCGATGTCAGCGTCGGCCGGGCGTATGGACTCCCCTATGCCGATCTCGTCGCCATGGCGCGCAGCCAACTGCCTGATCCGTCCAGCCTGATCGTCGACGAGGTCACGGCCGTCAACTGTAGCGACGATATCCAGCATATCGAGCTCGCGTCCGGACGGCGTATAACTGCGCGCCTCGTCGTGCTGGCCACGGGCATGGCGGGCGTTCTCGGCTACAAGCTCGGCATCAAGCGGCGCGTGCTTGCGGAGCGCCATTCGGTTTCGTTCGGCTTCACGATCGCCCGCCGGGACGATGCGCCGTTCGATTTCGAAGCGCTGACCTGTTACGGCGAGCGCACGGCGGACGGCATCGATTATCTCAGCCTGTTTCCCGTGCGTGGCGGCATGCGGGCAAACCTCTTCATGTTCCGCGACCCGGCCGATCCGATCATGCGCGAATTGCGCCGCGAACCGGAAGCGACGGTTCTGCGCCTGCTGCCCGGATTGCGGCCTTACCTTGGCGATTTCCACGTGATCGACCGGGTGCAAAATTGGGTGATGGACCTGTCCGTCGTGGAAGGACATCTCCAGCCCGGCGTCGTGCTCATCGGCGATGCATTCCAGACCAATTGCCCGGCCGCCGGCACGGGAGTTGCCCGCCTGTTGGTCGACGTCGAGCGGCTCTGCACTGTATATGCGCCGCGTTGGCTGGTGACCGAGGGCATGAGCCGGGAGAAGATTTCGGAATTCTATTCCGATCCCGACAAGATCGCGGCCGACCAGCAGTCGCTGAAGATGGCGCGCTTCCGGCAGGCCCTGACGTCCCGCAACGATATCGGCTGGGATGTGCGGCGGCGGCTGCACTTCTTGCGACGCAGGATCACCCACCGGGTCGATCAAATGCGGCCAGGCTGGCTCGCGCAGGTTCGAAGCGCGCTACGCGCCTGA
- a CDS encoding GNAT family N-acetyltransferase, whose translation MNRHSSTFNIAVEQGFDFLSPDYAELFDNSAATAFQHPLWLDTLYTRLASHAGATPLVVVVRHRATGGLAMVLPLLRIRRGPIRTVEFADLRVSDYLAPVCSPQIFSELLKDESACAEIRYLVRPFDLLRMTKLPDGRLPIENLLATPRRVAMDSNAYATVLVAPFEQWRASTMDRSYQKELAKKSRQLQKKGDLSFSCCSDSASVLDALDVMRKFRGPRFQTQGDGDLLQRSEYYGFYSEMAQRGLGSFVRLYAMKMDGEVIAAVLGLCHRGSFLVIMSAFDIAGYKSQSLGALMFEQVAKDCIERGDQMLDFTIGDEPYKKLFGAQPSPMWAVTQAGSTVGAISLFALKQAPWLKQAAKRMSEFRLLPTGTSTPTR comes from the coding sequence ATGAACAGACATAGCAGCACGTTCAACATTGCCGTCGAGCAGGGATTCGACTTCCTGTCGCCTGATTACGCGGAGCTGTTTGACAACTCGGCTGCCACCGCGTTCCAGCATCCGCTCTGGCTCGACACCCTCTATACCAGGCTCGCGTCTCATGCAGGCGCAACGCCTCTCGTTGTCGTGGTCCGCCACCGCGCGACGGGCGGCCTTGCGATGGTGCTGCCCTTGCTGCGGATCCGGCGCGGCCCGATACGAACCGTCGAATTCGCCGACCTCCGCGTCTCCGACTATCTGGCGCCGGTGTGCAGCCCGCAGATCTTTTCCGAGTTGCTCAAGGACGAGAGTGCGTGCGCGGAAATCAGGTACCTCGTCCGCCCGTTCGATCTGCTCCGAATGACCAAGCTGCCGGACGGACGGCTTCCGATCGAGAACCTCCTGGCGACGCCCCGCCGCGTCGCGATGGACTCCAACGCTTACGCGACCGTTCTCGTCGCGCCGTTCGAGCAATGGCGCGCCAGTACGATGGACCGCTCCTACCAGAAGGAGCTCGCAAAGAAATCCCGGCAGCTCCAGAAGAAGGGCGACTTAAGTTTTTCATGCTGCAGCGACAGCGCCTCCGTCCTCGACGCATTGGACGTGATGAGGAAGTTTCGCGGTCCACGCTTTCAGACTCAAGGCGATGGCGATCTGCTCCAACGCTCCGAATATTACGGCTTCTATTCCGAGATGGCGCAGCGCGGCCTCGGCTCCTTTGTCCGGCTCTATGCCATGAAGATGGATGGCGAGGTGATCGCCGCCGTGCTCGGGCTCTGCCATCGAGGCAGCTTCCTCGTCATCATGAGTGCCTTCGACATTGCCGGATACAAGAGCCAGTCCCTGGGCGCACTGATGTTCGAGCAGGTGGCGAAGGACTGCATCGAGCGCGGGGATCAGATGCTCGATTTCACCATCGGTGACGAGCCCTACAAGAAACTGTTCGGCGCGCAGCCTTCGCCGATGTGGGCGGTCACGCAGGCCGGCAGCACGGTGGGCGCCATTTCCTTGTTCGCACTGAAACAGGCTCCCTGGCTCAAACAGGCCGCCAAGCGAATGTCGGAGTTCAGGCTTCTGCCGACGGGGACGTCAACGCCAACGCGCTGA
- a CDS encoding glycosyltransferase family 4 protein, with amino-acid sequence MLHYQPDKALGETTATALPPPNGSAQKPHVLLVQTQAENAGAQEISRLLGAGLTARGYRVTNLFFFRKSDSFDEPPDTIYCASRRPGNPLALLRMLWTLGGHIRATRPDAVLTFQHFGNVIGAGVARLICRAPVIANQVSSALSMSWPVRTADIVMGSLGFFDRITLNSQDMQREYSRYPKAYRSRMVHVPHGFDDKALTLTKQAARQKFNLPPESTLLGCAARLHPHKRLDAAIRLLPDQPSWQLALAGQGADEARLRQLADELRVSDRLHLLGEITPRQMAEFLAALDVFVFPTQAETFGLAAVEAANAGVPSVVTDLPVLREVLSVEGKPTALFVDATDHTKLSAAVSRLLTDQKLSDELRQNAKGLKLRYSVDAMVEEYVRILGQVI; translated from the coding sequence GTGCTGCATTACCAGCCAGACAAGGCGTTGGGCGAGACGACTGCGACAGCACTCCCGCCGCCTAACGGTAGCGCACAAAAGCCGCACGTGCTCCTCGTACAGACCCAGGCCGAGAACGCCGGTGCGCAGGAGATCTCGCGCCTGCTTGGCGCCGGGCTGACCGCCCGCGGCTATCGGGTCACCAATCTGTTCTTCTTTCGCAAGTCGGATTCGTTCGATGAGCCGCCCGACACGATCTATTGCGCGTCGCGCCGACCGGGAAATCCGCTGGCGCTGCTGCGAATGCTGTGGACGCTCGGCGGCCATATCAGGGCCACCAGGCCCGACGCCGTTCTGACGTTTCAGCACTTCGGCAATGTCATCGGCGCCGGCGTGGCGCGCCTGATCTGCCGTGCGCCTGTCATCGCCAATCAGGTTTCATCCGCGCTGTCGATGAGCTGGCCAGTCCGCACCGCCGACATCGTCATGGGCAGCCTCGGCTTCTTCGACCGCATCACGCTCAACTCGCAGGACATGCAGCGCGAGTATTCGCGCTACCCGAAGGCCTATCGCTCGCGCATGGTGCATGTCCCGCACGGCTTCGACGACAAGGCGCTCACCCTGACGAAGCAAGCCGCGCGACAGAAATTCAATCTGCCGCCGGAAAGCACCCTGCTCGGCTGCGCAGCAAGATTGCATCCGCACAAGCGGCTCGACGCGGCGATACGTCTGTTGCCGGATCAACCCTCCTGGCAGCTCGCGCTGGCCGGCCAGGGAGCCGACGAGGCCCGGCTGCGGCAGTTGGCGGATGAGTTGAGAGTATCGGACAGGCTGCATCTGCTCGGCGAAATCACCCCGCGCCAGATGGCGGAGTTTCTCGCGGCTCTCGACGTGTTCGTATTTCCGACGCAGGCGGAGACCTTCGGCCTTGCCGCTGTGGAGGCCGCAAATGCCGGCGTTCCCTCCGTCGTCACCGATCTCCCGGTCTTGCGCGAGGTGTTGTCCGTCGAAGGCAAGCCGACAGCGCTTTTCGTCGATGCCACCGATCATACCAAGCTGTCGGCCGCCGTCTCCCGGCTCCTGACGGACCAAAAACTGAGCGACGAACTGCGACAAAACGCCAAAGGCCTGAAGCTGCGCTATTCAGTGGACGCCATGGTGGAGGAATACGTTCGAATTCTCGGCCAGGTCATTTGA
- a CDS encoding GumC family protein, whose translation MTFGRRADPTSSGSTGAAASWQTRHASNGESRESATRLGGALTAAGALSFMRDNARRILTLALAIFVLGVVVLLVIPVRFAATALVVVDPREQRVTSEQDVLPGIGQDSAALQSLVEVAKSDGFLEPLIEQLKIRDDQDISGGHTDPARLLERFRNRLDISRRGLTYVIAIRFTSNRPERAAYYANAIAEAFVASQGRSRTDATDEAADWLSGRLKSLNERLKASEDAVATFKLEHRIVNAGKDSTTQQLRVTELSQQVAAARARTEEAKARYEQAQRDVKANVDSPVKQDLLSALRAQRSALNDQIAQKRAVFGDRHPDLVMSYSQLTDLNRQIEVERTKGIDTAKSEYEAQREQQKALEGQMKAAESQLLVDGQALVRLQELQRDAEANRNIYEQFLSRSKTTNEQRLLQSSQTKIASSAIPPLRSTLPPLSLLLAALAIGSLLTSTAVVVATGRGSDKSAPDSRDPEPAPRPPATWSRPPVWARIPDLTPGEVPRNIWQGPVSATTELDLGPHLRPLLERLEKVPGPRGKVVLVMSVGKRAGGNTVARSLNRWALNTGKLSVLIRVEPDLGGAAAGLAKGQADGMTTADFRSVDELLSASKKPQPQPADDIRSEFDLIVVHATSLALQPEAAALAAHADLVMLVAREDAVDSAAMRRAIAALSRFAGVPTGIVVNRVPAGPSASRRGEVLGLAG comes from the coding sequence ATGACGTTCGGTCGCCGCGCAGACCCGACAAGTTCCGGATCGACCGGTGCCGCCGCGTCGTGGCAGACGCGACATGCGTCGAACGGCGAGTCGCGCGAATCCGCCACGCGCTTGGGCGGTGCGCTCACGGCCGCGGGTGCGCTCTCCTTCATGCGGGACAACGCTCGCCGCATCCTGACGCTCGCTCTCGCTATTTTTGTCCTTGGCGTCGTCGTTCTCCTGGTGATCCCGGTTCGGTTTGCCGCGACCGCGCTGGTCGTGGTCGATCCCCGCGAGCAACGCGTGACCTCGGAGCAGGACGTTCTGCCGGGCATCGGGCAGGATAGCGCCGCGCTGCAAAGCCTGGTCGAAGTGGCGAAGTCCGACGGCTTTCTCGAGCCGCTGATCGAGCAGCTCAAGATTCGGGACGACCAGGACATTTCCGGAGGACATACCGACCCCGCGCGCCTGCTCGAGAGATTCCGCAACCGCCTCGACATTTCCCGGCGCGGGCTGACCTATGTCATCGCCATCCGTTTCACGTCGAACCGGCCGGAGCGGGCGGCTTACTATGCCAATGCCATCGCCGAGGCGTTCGTCGCCAGCCAGGGCCGCAGCCGCACTGACGCGACCGACGAGGCCGCCGACTGGCTCAGTGGCCGGCTCAAATCATTGAACGAACGGTTGAAGGCGTCAGAGGACGCCGTGGCCACGTTCAAGCTCGAGCACAGGATCGTCAACGCGGGCAAGGATTCCACCACCCAGCAATTGCGGGTCACCGAACTGTCGCAGCAGGTTGCCGCTGCGCGGGCCCGGACCGAAGAAGCGAAGGCCCGCTACGAGCAGGCGCAGCGCGACGTGAAGGCGAATGTCGATAGCCCCGTCAAGCAGGATCTCCTGAGCGCCCTGCGCGCACAGCGGTCGGCGCTCAATGACCAGATTGCGCAGAAGCGGGCGGTGTTCGGCGATCGCCATCCCGACCTCGTCATGTCGTACAGCCAGTTGACCGATCTCAACAGGCAGATCGAGGTCGAGCGGACGAAGGGCATCGATACCGCAAAATCGGAATACGAGGCCCAGCGCGAACAGCAGAAGGCGCTGGAAGGCCAGATGAAGGCGGCGGAATCGCAGCTTCTGGTCGATGGTCAGGCACTGGTCCGGCTCCAGGAGCTGCAGCGCGACGCCGAGGCCAACAGAAACATCTACGAGCAGTTCCTCTCGCGCTCCAAGACGACGAACGAGCAGCGCCTCTTGCAGAGCTCCCAGACCAAGATTGCGTCGTCCGCCATTCCGCCGCTGCGCTCGACGCTTCCACCGCTGTCTCTGCTGCTCGCCGCTCTCGCGATCGGTTCGCTGCTGACATCGACGGCGGTCGTTGTCGCCACGGGACGCGGATCGGACAAGTCCGCGCCTGATAGCCGCGACCCCGAGCCGGCTCCGCGCCCGCCCGCGACGTGGTCACGTCCGCCGGTTTGGGCCCGCATTCCCGACCTGACGCCTGGCGAGGTCCCCAGAAACATCTGGCAAGGTCCGGTGTCCGCGACGACCGAACTCGATCTCGGACCGCATCTGCGTCCGCTGCTGGAGCGGCTGGAGAAGGTGCCGGGACCTCGTGGCAAGGTCGTCCTCGTGATGTCGGTCGGGAAGCGGGCCGGCGGCAACACCGTCGCGCGGTCGCTGAATCGATGGGCGTTGAACACCGGGAAGCTGAGCGTGTTGATCCGGGTCGAGCCGGACCTCGGCGGTGCCGCAGCTGGCCTTGCCAAGGGCCAGGCCGACGGCATGACAACCGCGGATTTCCGCAGCGTCGATGAGCTCCTGAGCGCCAGCAAGAAGCCCCAGCCACAGCCCGCGGACGATATTCGCTCGGAGTTCGATCTGATCGTCGTCCACGCCACCTCCCTGGCGTTGCAGCCGGAGGCGGCGGCGCTGGCTGCTCACGCCGATCTTGTCATGCTGGTCGCGCGCGAGGACGCCGTCGACTCCGCCGCAATGCGCAGGGCAATCGCTGCGCTCTCCCGGTTTGCCGGCGTGCCGACGGGCATCGTCGTCAATCGTGTGCCGGCCGGCCCGTCGGCGTCGCGTCGCGGCGAAGTGCTGGGGCTGGCTGGTTGA